GCGAGTTGATCTCCGCGCCCGCCGGAACTCCCGCCCGCTCGTGCTGAGCCGGGCGGACCTCGCGCTCCTCTGCGTCTCGGCGATCTGGGGCACCACGTTCGCGCTCCTGCGCGACTCGCTCCGGGTGATCCATCCCGCCGAGCTGATGGCGGTCCGATTCTCGGTGGCGACCCTCCTGCTGATGGTGATCTTCCCGCGGACCGTGAAGCTCCTGCGCGGTCCGGCCCTCGGCGCCGGAGCGTGGCTCGGGCTCTGGCTCACGGCCGGGTACTTCGCCCAGGTGATGGGCCTCATGACCATCACCGCCTCGCGCTCCGCGTTCATCACGAGCACGTACATCCTGTTCACGCCGTTCCTCGCGATCCCGCTCGCGCGGGCGTATCCGGGGCTGGGGGAACTGATCGGCGTCGTGCTGGGATTCACCGGGATCCTGCTCTTCTCCGCGGACGTCGGATTCTCGCTCAAGGCCGGCGATCTCTGGACCCTGGGATGCGCGCTCGCGTTCGGGATCCAGATCGTGGTCACGAACATCGTCGCGAAGAAGCACGATCCGGTGGCGCTCAGCGTGGTCCAGATGGCGGTCGCCGCGCTCGCGGGCTGGACCGTGGTCGCCGCACGCGGCGGCTTCGCCACGCCGCTCGAGGAGGTGCCCTGGGGCGTCCTGATCTACCTGGCGGTCGTCGCGACCGCGCTGGTGATCGCGCTCCAGACCTGGGCCCTCGCGCGCACGAGCCCGGTCAAGGCCGCCGTTCTCTTCTCGACGGAGCCCATCTTCGCCGCGATCTTCGCCGTCGCGTTCTTCGGTGAGGGGATGAGCACGCGCGAGGTGATCGGCGGCGCGGTGATCCTTCTCGGTGTGATCGTGACCGAGCTGTGGCGTCCCATGCTGGAGCGGGTGCGCGCGAGAGAAGAGCCGCGCGGCGCCTCGTAAGGAAGACCCCTCGTTCGCCTCTCCCTGATCGGGGGCCGGCTCGCGTCCGACGCGTGCGCCACGGCGCTAGTTGACATGATCACTTGCCCCGGGGCAAGCGATGGCCCCTGGCGGTTTGTTGCTCCGGAGCGTCCGGCCCATTCCCTGGGTTGACATAACCACTTGCTCTGGAGCAAGTTGCTCTCGTGTCCCGTGGGGGCGAGAGGTCGCGTCCAC
The sequence above is a segment of the Candidatus Eisenbacteria bacterium genome. Coding sequences within it:
- a CDS encoding DMT family transporter gives rise to the protein MLSRADLALLCVSAIWGTTFALLRDSLRVIHPAELMAVRFSVATLLLMVIFPRTVKLLRGPALGAGAWLGLWLTAGYFAQVMGLMTITASRSAFITSTYILFTPFLAIPLARAYPGLGELIGVVLGFTGILLFSADVGFSLKAGDLWTLGCALAFGIQIVVTNIVAKKHDPVALSVVQMAVAALAGWTVVAARGGFATPLEEVPWGVLIYLAVVATALVIALQTWALARTSPVKAAVLFSTEPIFAAIFAVAFFGEGMSTREVIGGAVILLGVIVTELWRPMLERVRAREEPRGAS